Part of the Zea mays cultivar B73 chromosome 4, Zm-B73-REFERENCE-NAM-5.0, whole genome shotgun sequence genome is shown below.
TATACGTCTATCGGTCTAGAACACCCATAAACCCTACAGTGAAGATAGTGGTCTAACTATTCATGCCTTCTCCCTCCAAATCAGGCTCTGTTTGGTTTCTTTAGGTCATGTTTGATTCCTTTATGTCACTTCTAGTCTCTAAACTACCAAACAGGTTAGACCTCCTAAACTTTAACCCTTTAGGCCATGTTTGGTCCTAGTCCTTTAGACTCTGTTAGTTCCTTTAGTTATTTTTTAAACTtcaaggactaaactttagtccctagaatACCATGTTTAGTTCTAAATACCAAAACTTACTAAAGAGCATTAACTATTGTATATAAAGACAAGATTACTCCTAATTAATGTAGATAGAGGAACGATAAGGACTAGCTGAAGGGCAAACCATATATAGTGCAAGTTTAGTCATCTTTAGGCCCCTTCGGTAATGCTCTTCCAAAAGCTCCTCCAACATATTCTTGAAAAAATCTACCAAATAGGAGGCTCTTTGACGAGCTCTTCCTAGTCAAGAAAAGCCCCTCTaaatgtgatatcctggcccaaggtttAATAAAATTAATAGAATATTTATACCAACAAGATGCATCTTTTTTTAGAAGCTTATCTCGAAAGAACATctgggttaagcgtgcttggcctaAAGTAATATTGAGattggtgaccgaccgggaagttttctcagaTGCGCACGAGTGAAGACAAAGTGTgtgcaaaagactcgtgttgatcTATGGGGATGGTCTATGATCCTAAAGGGCTGATAGGACTAAGTACCACTGATTCaagagtggacggggtgttacaaatggtatcagagcTGACCCTCACGATTTctcgggcgtgtgtgggctaaggGTTCAAGTATATAGCGCATGACATAtgtcgacactagacacacaaacATGGCCGAGGGGGAGGTTCCTGGCTTAGGGTTGATCGACAAGGacatcggtcttctaaggggtgaattgtgatatcctggcataaggcttaatagaattaatagaataTTTAACAaggtgtatcttcttttttggaagtctatctcgaaaaaacctctaggttaagcgtgcttggcctaTAGCAATCTTGGGATGAGTGATTGACTGaacgttttctcgggtgcgcacgagtgaggacaaagtgtgtgtaaaagactcatgttggtctaTGAGGATGGTCTATAATCCTAAAGGGCTACCAGGAATAAGTACCACCGGTCTGGTAGTGGACAGTGTGTTACACTAAAAAACAATAGGAGTCATGAACCAAGGCGCTTCTATCGGCTCTTCTACCATGTTTAGCTCTTCGTCAGGACCACATTATAGTGAAGCTTCAGGAGGAGCTGCGTTTTCAACCAAATAGAGTGCTCTTTCTAGAGCACTTTTTGAAAATAAAGAGAAACTTATTTTTCCAAAGAAGCCAGTGCCAAAGCGAGCGGAGGAAAAGCCCTACCAAAGGGTCCTTAGTCGCACTCTTGCATATGTTTTGAAAAACTTCCACTTTAGGTTTGTTCGATTGCAGTAGAATTGAAGAGGATTGATGAGATTAAATCTCCTTCTATTCAACTTTGACTAGTAAGGGATTTGATCCCCTCCCATCCCCTTGAGGCCTTGTTTAGTTACATTTGAATTAAATGGGATTGAGAGGGATTAAATCCCCTTTTGTTCAATTTTGACTAGATAGGTATTTAATCCCATTCGATTCAGACGTAACCGAACAATCCCTTAATCAAATCCTAACTGTTGGAGCGGAGGCCAAACACGACCTTGATTTGTCTTACCCAGTTACGACCAGACATTTCTTATACAGATACATCAGGCGAAGGGTACTTCAGATCAGGCACGTAGCAGCCTCCACTCCTCTCCCTTTGTAAGGGGGCAAAGGCGAAGGCCCACGTCAAACGAGGGGGCTCGCCGTAGCCTAGGACGCACCCTGAAGGCTTTCTCTCAGACGGCGAATTCCAAGTCTTAGTAAAGGCTAGGACGTGACTTCGCGGAACCAAGAGTGCGACACACAAGCGAAGGCTAGAACAAAAAACAGAGAGACCTAGGCTCCGCCCCGTAGGCATCCCAGCCCAATTGTAAGCCCCTTGCGCGGTAGGTTTCATAGTATGCCTGAACCATTGTACTCTGTCCACTGTAATGACCTTGTTAAGGGGAACATTCTAGAAATGTAGCAGATAACCAAGGCCATAATAGTAATTGGAGACCACTGCTCCTCCCTGTTACCTATAAATATCTCAACCATGTGCATGGATGGGACATGTGCATGGATGGGACACGTATAACAAGACACTGTTGTTCCCTATCTACTGTCTCATTGTGCACCTGAGTCGTATTGCCTCTAGAGTGTTGGGCCCACCTGCCCAGAAGGAGCCCACACTAACCGAACAAACTCTTAGGGTATGTACAACCTAGAGACACTACATCGGTTTTTTAAATACATAAGACACCGAAGAGACCACGTGATACAATCTAGAAAACATGTGGATCATAAATTGTGTATGGAGAGTCGTGAAGACATTGAACCACATGTATTTATGTTCATGCCCGATCGCAGTGGTTTTCACTAATTCGTGCTGTACCCTTAATCGTGCCTATTCCAACTGTAACACGTGCACCCTAAAAAAAGAACCAGTTAATGAAGTACAAATGTGCATTTTTTATGTCAGGCAGTAGACAAGAAGTGTCCACAAGTTGCCGTCAAATACAGGTCTGACGTCTGCTACACAGAAACACTTGGGGTTTTTGTCCCGATTAGGTATATATTTGATAGTACGTTTTTACAGGTTACAACTCAGGCACGTTAACCTTCACatggaatcctaggtacacatttACATCCTTTGGCTTCGATCACAGATCAGCATCTCCAATACAGATTCAAAAAAGGTAAGATAATCAACAAGTCAACAATGTTACCTGCATATAGTGGAGGACATATCCTGTGCAATCACTCATTTTGGTACAAGCGTGCAATCAAACTATCGAGAGCATCCAATCTAGATCCAACGGTTTCATGGAAGGAGTTAAAAGTAAAATAGGTACTATGTTTTAGGTGGAAGGGGTTAAATATAAAATAACAGTCATAATTAGATCTAGATCAGATGCATCAGATCGCTTGATTGCATGTTTGCACCAGGATAAGTGATTGCATAGGATATTTTCCCCATATAGTGAAGTAGAAgtcccaaaccttcttggtggggAAATCTCAAGCCTTTCTGCAAAGGCAGTCAGCTTGTCATCATATCTTACTTCCATTTTGAagttttttcagatggcaggcgtCTTGAGATTCCAGGAATCACACCAAACCATCATCAGATCTATACATCCTCTATATCTTCTTTGAGCGTCTAATGCTATACCAATCCTTTTAGTTTTTCTGTGCATGCATATTCTGAACCTAAAAGAATATCACAACCTATTTCATTGATCCTGGAAATGCACATCCATATCTCGTGTGTTGTTGTTGTCATCGTCATCAAGGTAATCCACAAGCACATTTGCAGGCCGTCGTTTCAACCTTTGGAATATGTCATCAAGAGATTCAGGTGAAGAGACACTCAAATTTAGAACAAATCCTGGATCCTGGCGCAAAGGAAGAAACTTCTTCGAACCCAAATTGGCTTTGAAATTTTGAAAACCTATCTTCATCGAGGCCCATGTTGCAGACACACCAGTTGGTGGTATACCAGTATTGGACCACTGCTCAGAACTTCTTTCTTCAAGCAAAGATACAGAGTTTGATGAAATTTCCTTTTTCACTGCCTTCCCTGACTGCCGGTTCTGTTCCCTAATAGAAGTGTATTTGCTGGCGATAGTCTCCCTGCTGTTTGCATATTTCAACTGGCCAGCTCTCCCATCATTTCTGGAAGAAGCTGCCCCTACTTTCATCTCCACTGTGTTTCCAACCTGCAACACAGTAGCCAAATGGAAATAGAAACCAGTAGATACCAAGTAACAAAAATAAGGTAAATTTCAGCTGCAAATGACCAAAGGAAAGATATCAGTCCATCACTCATCTCACCCACTAAACTATCCCTAGACTAAAACATACTCCTCCGTCCTAGAACATAAGGACTTCTGAGAACTCATCTGTGCAATCTTCTTAAAATCAGCCATTTTGTGCCATGGATTAACCCAAGATGGCCAGAAATTAAACCAACAGGAGTTGGCCTGGCTATTTAAGAAGGGGGCACATAGACTTCTTCATTGCTGCTTAATTTGTCCAAAAATTTGAAGTCCTTATATTCTAGGATGGAGGGAGTATCCATCAAATATTTTATTCCAAAAACATAATTGGTCCAAATAAACCTCTTCTCAAAGGCCCCTTAGTTTAACTGCTGTGCTGATCCAATTCAGTTTTCAGAGTACGTTGACATGTTTCGTGTACCTAGTCGACACAGGACTACATAAAACAGCCTCCCCAAATATCGGTTCAGTATGAAGAGGATGTAATCTCATTAGATGGTATGTTACCCACCAGTATTTTGGGGCAAGGGCTGTCATTTGGACCTTCCATAACGAGTGGGTAAAAAAGATCATGCATGCAATTTTCAGAAATTCTCTGAACccacaaaaggagggagaagagagGATTTCAAAAAGATTAAAAGAGAACAGCAGATAGTTGAATCTCCTATGTAAGCAAAGAAACCATTCTACGCACCAATGGCACATTTTGTGATTCAATATCTGTGTTCACGCCATTGAAATTCCTTGCCAATGGGATAACATGCTCGCCCACATTGCACCCTTGTTCCATCCAAGATCTCTCTTGGACAAAAAGACCAAATAAACCTCTTCTCAAAGGCCCCCTTAGTTTAACTGATGTGCTGATCCAATTCAGTTTTCAGAGTATGTTGACATGGTTCGCGCACCTAGTCGACACAGGACTACATAAAACAGCAAAGAAGCCTCCGTTTAGTATGAACATGATGTAATCTCATTAGATGTTATGTGACCCACCAGGATTTTGGGGCAAGGGCAAGGGTTATCATTTGGACCTTCCATAACCAGTGGGTAAAAAAGATCATGCATGCAATTTTCAGAAATTCTCTGAACccacaaaaggagggagaagagagGGTTTCAAAAAGATCAAAAGATAACAACAGATAGTTGAATCTCCTATGTAAGCAAAGAAATCATTCCACGCACCAATGGCACATTTTGTGATTCAATATCTGTGTTCACGCCATTGAAATTCCTTGCCAATGGAATAACATGCTCACCCACTTTGCACCCTTGTTCGATCCAAGATCTCTCTGGACAAAAAGATAAAAATATATATTAAAGCAAATCATGCTTTCAATGCCAGTCTTTGTAGCAACAATTCAACAGTAGTTACACAAATATTGTGATTGTTTTCACTAATTAGATAAAGCATCATATTAAAGCTAGAAAAATCATCGACAATCATAATTCAAGATCCTGATTTTCTTTTCATGAGCAAAGGAAATCATGAGAGTATGAAACTGAAATCCTTCAGAAAACTTAAGGAATAAAATAACTCCAGTTCTCCAGATGCATATGCGGAATCTTTACCTTTTTGTACAATAATCATTCCAGAGGGATCTAAACCATCTATATTCTCTTCTTCCTGTTGTAACTTGAACCTTTTCCAGCTTCCCAAAAAGTCAATCACACGGCCAAAGAAATTACTAGCAACCAATAGCGTATAAACAACCATAATCAGTGGGTAGATCTTGTTGAAGCCTCTGCCAAAGAAAGGAACTGCATCATCAATGTTCCCCATTCTCTGAAACAGACAATTTTGTCAGCGGTTAGGATTTAGGAATAAATTTTCTATTTGTTAAACAGAAAACATAACAAATAAATGAAGGGAAAAAAGCCAAAAATCATTCCCTTCCAGCTGACAAGTAATAAGGCATGCTCATGTACACAATTGATATAGCTATACCACAAACAACACGAAAGGGTCTCTAGctaagttggttaggtggtctgaataGTACTCCTCAAGTCCTAGGTTCAACTCCTCGTGGGAGCAAATTTCAGGATGTGGTTAAAAGAATCACCTTGTCtatcccacgccaaagcacaagTCTAAGACCCGGCCTCGGTCACGGTCGTTCTCATATGGGCTACGATGCCGTGTGTATGGATGGGGCAGTGGTTTTCTCAACCTGTGTgaggtcttcttcttaatataatgtcgTGGGGCAGTATTACCGCCCGCAGGTCGAGTCTTTTTATACCACAAACagcaaagaacaacaaaaaacacAATTATTACCTTCTCAAATGTAGTTTTAGCATTGCCACCAAGGCGGATGAGATTCAGAAAGTTATAAGAGATAGGAGGTGCATATCTTGCAACCATTCTGCAAACCAAATTTGGTGCATGACTACAATGAGTCAAGTGGCTTTGGAATAGAAACATGTCAACCATAAAAAATGAAGCATTAAAACTCACGAACAGATCATAAGCAAGCTGACAGAGCTGGTTTGTCTTGGAGTCAGGGAATAGAACATCAACATACCAATCTTGAATAATGAATAATATGTGCAAATGAACATATACATCAAGGGTACAAAAGCAGCAACCTGTGAAGAAACCCAAATTCATAAAGATGACCAAAAAACTGAAAATTATGAAGTTATAACAGAGTGAAACAGAAGACCGATTTTTTTCCGGTATGGCAATAGTGAGGAGTTAAAGGATGTCACTCATTTTACATGCTCCAAGTGTTGCCTAGTAACTATACTCACATATATAAAGATTGAATGTGTTTGTTTGAAATTTGAATAATGAAAAGGTGGCAGATGAACCTAATTGTTGTGTTCTATGCAAATAAATTATCTAATGTTATCACTAACACAAGACAACAAGTATTGTAGAGAGACAAAATAGTATTGCAGAGGGTAGTCAAATTCACAAGCAATAAAACTTATTTGGTAAACTGGAGAGGCAGAAAATCGGTTAGAAGTACATAAAGTGTCAgattttttttgtattttagcactttttgaaaaaaaatcacgtttagaccccCTAAAGGACTTAATGTCGTTTTTGGACTCTTTTCTC
Proteins encoded:
- the LOC100285043 gene encoding LMBR1-like conserved region family protein isoform X3, yielding MWVFYLISLPLTLGMVVVTLRYFAGPAVPRYVVATVGYAWFCSLSIIILVPADIWQTLTASAKGGIGFFWSWSYWSTFILTWAVVPTIQGYEDAGDFTVKERLKTSIHMNLLFYSIVGAIGLIGVILLLIMHRAWDGGIVGFAMACSNTFGLVTGAFLLGFGLSEIPRNIWKNAYWSHRQKVLSHRVAKMAVKLDNAHQEYSNAIVVAQATSNQMSKRDILRPYMDIIDNMLSQMLREDPSFKPSGGRFGENDMDYDTDDKSMATLRRQLRRAHEEYYRGKSEYMTCVMEALKLEDTIKNYERRDASGWKYVSSFRDRRSGTLGPILDTIGCCFCTLDVYVHLHILFIIQDWYVDVLFPDSKTNQLCQLAYDLMVARYAPPISYNFLNLIRLGGNAKTTFEKRMGNIDDAVPFFGRGFNKIYPLIMVVYTLLVASNFFGRVIDFLGSWKRFKLQQEEENIDGLDPSGMIIVQKERSWIEQGCKVGEHVIPLARNFNGVNTDIESQNVPLVGNTVEMKVGAASSRNDGRAGQLKYANSRETIASKYTSIREQNRQSGKAVKKEISSNSVSLLEERSSEQWSNTGIPPTGVSATWASMKIGFQNFKANLGSKKFLPLRQDPGFVLNLSVSSPESLDDIFQRLKRRPANVLVDYLDDDDNNNTRDMDVHFQDQ
- the LOC100285043 gene encoding LMBR1-like conserved region family protein isoform X4; protein product: MWVFYLISLPLTLGMVVVTLRYFAGPAVPRYVVATVGYAWFCSLSIIILVPADIWQTLTASAKGGIGFFWSWSYWSTFILTWAVVPTIQGYEDAGDFTVKERLKTSIHMNLLFYSIVGAIGLIGVILLLIMHRAWDGGIVGFAMACSNTFGLVTGAFLLGFGLSEIPRNIWKNAYWSHRQKVLSHRVAKMAVKLDNAHQEYSNAIVVAQATSNQMSKRDILRPYMDIIDNMLSQMLREDPSFKPSGGRFGENDMDYDTDDKSMATLRRQLRRAHEEYYRGKSEYMTCVMEALKLEDTIKNYERRDASGWKYVSSFRDRRSGTLGPILDTIGCCFCTLDVYVHLHILFIIQDCHLTHCSHAPNLVCRMVARYAPPISYNFLNLIRLGGNAKTTFEKRMGNIDDAVPFFGRGFNKIYPLIMVVYTLLVASNFFGRVIDFLGSWKRFKLQQEEENIDGLDPSGMIIVQKERSWIEQGCKVGEHVIPLARNFNGVNTDIESQNVPLVGNTVEMKVGAASSRNDGRAGQLKYANSRETIASKYTSIREQNRQSGKAVKKEISSNSVSLLEERSSEQWSNTGIPPTGVSATWASMKIGFQNFKANLGSKKFLPLRQDPGFVLNLSVSSPESLDDIFQRLKRRPANVLVDYLDDDDNNNTRDMDVHFQDQ
- the LOC100285043 gene encoding LMBR1-like conserved region family protein isoform X2, with the protein product MWVFYLISLPLTLGMVVVTLRYFAGPAVPRYVVATVGYAWFCSLSIIILVPADIWQTLTASAKGGIGFFWSWSYWSTFILTWAVVPTIQGYEDAGDFTVKERLKTSIHMNLLFYSIVGAIGLIGVILLLIMHRAWDGGIVGFAMACSNTFGLVTGAFLLGFGLSEIPRNIWKNAYWSHRQKVLSHRVAKMAVKLDNAHQEYSNAIVVAQATSNQMSKRDILRPYMDIIDNMLSQMLREDPSFKPSGGRFGENDMDYDTDDKSMATLRRQLRRAHEEYYRGKSEYMTCVMEALKLEDTIKNYERRDASGWKYVSSFRDRRSGTLGPILDTIGCCFCTLDVYVHLHILFIIQDWYVDVLFPDSKTNQLCQLAYDLFVSFNASFFMVDMFLFQSHLTHCSHAPNLVCRMVARYAPPISYNFLNLIRLGGNAKTTFEKRMGNIDDAVPFFGRGFNKIYPLIMVVYTLLVASNFFGRVIDFLGSWKRFKLQQEEENIDGLDPSGMIIVQKERSWIEQGCKVGEHVIPLARNFNGVNTDIESQNVPLVGNTVEMKVGAASSRNDGRAGQLKYANSRETIASKYTSIREQNRQSGKAVKKEISSNSVSLLEERSSEQWSNTGIPPTGVSATWASMKIGFQNFKANLGSKKFLPLRQDPGFVLNLSVSSPESLDDIFQRLKRRPANVLVDYLDDDDNNNTRDMDVHFQDQ
- the LOC100285043 gene encoding LMBR1-like conserved region family protein isoform X5; amino-acid sequence: MNGACFHPQDGGIVGFAMACSNTFGLVTGAFLLGFGLSEIPRNIWKNAYWSHRQKVLSHRVAKMAVKLDNAHQEYSNAIVVAQATSNQMSKRDILRPYMDIIDNMLSQMLREDPSFKPSGGRFGENDMDYDTDDKSMATLRRQLRRAHEEYYRGKSEYMTCVMEALKLEDTIKNYERRDASGWKYVSSFRDRRSGTLGPILDTIEFIWQCILRKQLQKAFAVILGCMSAAILLAEATLLPSVDLSLFSILIKVVGKQEVLVQVAAFVPLMYMFICTYYSLFKIGMLMFYSLTPRQTSSVSLLMICSMVARYAPPISYNFLNLIRLGGNAKTTFEKRMGNIDDAVPFFGRGFNKIYPLIMVVYTLLVASNFFGRVIDFLGSWKRFKLQQEEENIDGLDPSGMIIVQKERSWIEQGCKVGEHVIPLARNFNGVNTDIESQNVPLVGNTVEMKVGAASSRNDGRAGQLKYANSRETIASKYTSIREQNRQSGKAVKKEISSNSVSLLEERSSEQWSNTGIPPTGVSATWASMKIGFQNFKANLGSKKFLPLRQDPGFVLNLSVSSPESLDDIFQRLKRRPANVLVDYLDDDDNNNTRDMDVHFQDQ